One window of the Zea mays cultivar B73 chromosome 3, Zm-B73-REFERENCE-NAM-5.0, whole genome shotgun sequence genome contains the following:
- the LOC100280571 gene encoding ubiquitin-conjugating enzyme E2 5A isoform X1 — MASKRIQKELKDLQKDPPTSCSAGPVGEDMFHWQATIMGPSDSPYSGGVFLVTIHFPPDYPFKPPKVAFRTKVFHPNINSNGSICLDILKDQWSPALTISKVLLSICSLLTDPNPDDPLVPEIAHMYKTDRHKYENTARTWTQRYAM; from the exons ATGGCGTCAAAGAGGATTCAGAAGGAGCTCAAGGATCTGCAGAAGGACCCTCCCACCTCGTGCAGTGCAG GTCCTGTTGGTGAAGACATGTTCCACTGGCAGGCAACAATAATGGGTCCATCTGATAGCCCATATTCTGGTGGAGTTTTCCTAGTTACAATCCATTTTCCTCCTGATTATCCTTTCAAACCACCAAAG GTGGCATTTCGCACTAAGGTGTTCCATCCAAACATCAACAGCAACGGGAGCATTTGCCTCGACATCTTGAAGGACCAGTGGAGTCCGGCACTAACCATCTCCAAG GTGCTGCTGTCCATCTGTTCCCTGCTGACTGATCCGAACCCCGACGACCCTTTGGTCCCCGAGATAGCTCACATGTACAAGACGGACCGGCACAAGTACGAGAACACCGCGAGGACCTGGACCCAGAGGTATGCCATGTAG